A genomic segment from Stappia indica encodes:
- a CDS encoding N-formylglutamate amidohydrolase has translation MQVVSGFEDTKPFEVLQPAQQSTPFVFNSPHSGRHYPLAFLQASRLDALAIRRSEDAFVDELFSGVVELGAPLLCARFPRAYLDVNREPYELDPKMYEDRLPPYANSRSIRVAGGLGTIARVVGEAQEIYRTRLTVREALDRIETIYKPYHQTLRRLLARTHVAFGHAVLIDCHSMPSTIRSSDNGPRPDFILGDRYGTSCARSVIDQATDILRGMGYTVARNKPYAGGFITEHYGRPAKGLHALQVEINRSLYMDEARTDRSSGFAELSRDMRRFCEELVAGSDADLAPDALAAE, from the coding sequence ATGCAGGTGGTGAGCGGGTTCGAGGACACGAAGCCTTTCGAAGTCCTGCAGCCGGCACAGCAATCCACGCCCTTCGTGTTCAACTCGCCCCATTCCGGGCGGCACTACCCGCTTGCCTTCCTGCAGGCCTCGCGGCTCGACGCCCTGGCGATCCGCCGCTCGGAGGATGCCTTCGTCGACGAGCTGTTCTCCGGCGTCGTCGAGCTCGGCGCCCCGCTGCTCTGCGCCCGCTTCCCGCGCGCCTATCTCGACGTCAACCGCGAGCCCTACGAGCTCGACCCGAAGATGTACGAGGACCGGCTGCCGCCTTATGCCAACAGCCGCTCGATCCGGGTCGCCGGCGGGCTCGGCACCATCGCCCGCGTCGTCGGCGAGGCGCAGGAGATCTATCGCACCCGCCTCACCGTGCGCGAGGCGCTCGACCGCATCGAGACGATCTACAAGCCCTACCACCAGACCCTGCGCCGCCTGCTGGCGCGCACCCATGTCGCCTTCGGCCATGCGGTGCTGATCGACTGCCACTCGATGCCCTCGACGATCCGCAGCAGCGACAACGGCCCGCGCCCCGACTTCATCCTGGGCGATCGCTACGGCACCAGCTGCGCCCGCTCGGTGATCGACCAGGCAACGGACATCCTGCGCGGCATGGGCTACACGGTGGCGCGCAACAAGCCCTATGCCGGCGGCTTCATCACCGAGCATTACGGCCGTCCGGCCAAGGGCCTGCATGCCCTGCAGGTGGAGATCAACCGCAGCCTCTACATGGACGAGGCGCGCACGGACCGCAGCTCCGGCTTTGCCGAGCTGTCCCGCGACATGCGCCGCTTCTGCGAGGAGCTGGTGGCCGGCAGCGATGCCGATCTCGCCCCGGACGCACTGGCGGCCGAATAG